Proteins found in one Deltaproteobacteria bacterium genomic segment:
- a CDS encoding lytic transglycosylase domain-containing protein: MVRLLLAMALYALPAAARSPLHTWTDKDGVFHVEDVPPSRARAAARKTAEAQVNVAPSRRGERWWEKRSDAPPDEIDRAAALYNVPAELVRAVIWAESAGDAAAISRAGAIGLMQLMPRTAGDMYVEDPVDPAQNIMGGTRYLRWLANQFKGDMLLTLAAYNAGPEAVRKYGGVPPFDETRQYVRRVVAYYRQLRAQTRKRVVAEAAK, from the coding sequence ATGGTGCGGCTCCTCCTTGCCATGGCGCTCTATGCGCTGCCCGCGGCTGCGCGCTCGCCGCTGCACACCTGGACCGACAAGGACGGCGTCTTCCACGTCGAGGACGTTCCGCCCTCCCGCGCCCGGGCCGCAGCGCGAAAGACGGCCGAGGCGCAGGTGAACGTCGCGCCGTCCAGGCGCGGCGAGCGGTGGTGGGAGAAGCGCTCCGACGCTCCGCCCGACGAGATCGACCGGGCGGCGGCGCTCTACAACGTTCCGGCGGAGCTGGTCCGTGCAGTGATCTGGGCCGAGAGCGCGGGCGACGCGGCGGCGATCTCGCGCGCCGGCGCCATCGGTCTGATGCAGCTCATGCCGCGCACCGCCGGCGACATGTACGTCGAGGATCCGGTCGATCCCGCCCAGAACATCATGGGCGGCACCCGCTACCTCCGCTGGCTCGCCAATCAGTTCAAGGGCGACATGCTGCTCACGCTGGCCGCGTACAACGCCGGCCCCGAAGCCGTCCGCAAGTACGGCGGCGTCCCTCCCTTCGACGAGACGCGCCAATACGTCCGTCGCGTCGTCGCCTACTACCGTCAGCTCCGGGCGCAGACGCGCAAGAGGGTCGTCGCCGAGGCGGCGAAGTGA